One region of Salinirubrum litoreum genomic DNA includes:
- a CDS encoding cell division protein SepF, translating into MGIMSKILSNGENHSTEDYVELDLDDFDTARGEAGMQVHIAEIGDQRDVIAIKDAVYDGDFVIADITRLRTQDSTAEHIIDELQQVAAEVDGDIVQKGDDQLIITPTGINIARQKLS; encoded by the coding sequence ATGGGAATTATGAGCAAAATCCTCAGTAACGGAGAGAACCACTCCACTGAGGACTACGTCGAACTCGACCTCGACGACTTCGACACCGCCCGGGGGGAAGCGGGGATGCAGGTACACATCGCGGAGATCGGCGACCAGCGCGACGTGATCGCCATCAAGGACGCCGTCTATGACGGCGACTTCGTCATCGCGGACATCACGCGCCTGCGGACGCAGGACTCCACCGCCGAGCACATCATCGACGAACTCCAGCAGGTCGCCGCCGAGGTGGACGGCGACATCGTCCAGAAGGGTGACGACCAGCTCATCATCACCCCGACCGGCATCAACATCGCCCGACAGAAGCTGTCCTGA
- a CDS encoding type II glyceraldehyde-3-phosphate dehydrogenase, which translates to MLQVGVNGYGTIGKRVADAVEAQPDMTLAGVAKTRPNYEAEAAVRKGYPLYAAIPDRADRFHDAGVDLAGDVEDLVIKSNVVVDTTPSGIGAANRELYDRYDTPAIFQGGEDADVADTSFVARANYDDAEGAQFVRVVSCNTTGLSRLLAPLREEYGVEKARVTLVRRGGDPGQTSRGPINDILPDPVEIPSHHGPDVQTIFPDLAIDTLGVKVPATLMHLHSVNVTLESAPDAEEVRRLLSEEPRLFVVPEVARIDGTGKLKEFAMDTGRPRGDLWENCIWERSISMEGRDLYLFQSIHQESDVIPENVDAVRAITGTAEQAESMAITDDRLGVGLESLFDGPRKRVVPRS; encoded by the coding sequence ATGTTACAGGTAGGCGTCAACGGCTACGGCACGATCGGGAAACGCGTCGCCGACGCGGTGGAGGCGCAACCCGACATGACCTTAGCCGGCGTCGCCAAGACCCGACCGAACTACGAGGCAGAGGCCGCCGTCCGCAAGGGCTACCCGCTGTACGCCGCGATCCCCGACAGAGCCGACCGATTCCACGACGCCGGTGTCGATCTCGCGGGCGACGTGGAAGACCTCGTCATCAAGAGCAACGTGGTCGTGGATACGACGCCCTCCGGCATCGGTGCGGCCAACCGCGAACTGTACGACCGGTACGACACACCGGCGATCTTTCAAGGGGGTGAGGACGCCGACGTCGCCGACACGAGTTTCGTCGCCCGTGCGAACTACGACGACGCCGAGGGTGCCCAGTTCGTCCGCGTCGTCTCCTGCAACACGACCGGACTCTCCCGCCTGCTCGCACCGCTCCGCGAGGAGTACGGCGTCGAGAAGGCGCGCGTCACGCTCGTCCGGCGGGGCGGCGACCCCGGCCAGACCTCACGCGGCCCGATCAACGACATCCTCCCCGACCCGGTCGAGATTCCGTCTCACCACGGCCCGGACGTGCAGACCATCTTCCCCGATCTGGCAATCGACACCCTCGGCGTGAAGGTCCCGGCGACCCTGATGCACCTCCACAGCGTCAACGTCACGCTGGAGTCCGCGCCAGACGCCGAGGAGGTCCGCCGCCTGCTCAGCGAGGAACCGCGCCTGTTCGTCGTCCCGGAAGTGGCCCGTATCGACGGCACGGGGAAACTGAAGGAGTTCGCCATGGACACCGGTCGGCCGCGCGGGGACCTCTGGGAGAACTGCATCTGGGAGCGCTCCATCTCGATGGAGGGGCGTGATCTGTACCTGTTCCAGTCGATCCACCAGGAATCGGACGTGATCCCGGAGAACGTGGACGCGGTGCGGGCGATCACCGGCACGGCGGAGCAGGCCGAGAGCATGGCGATCACCGACGACCGGTTGGGTGTCGGACTGGAGAGTCTGTTCGACGGGCCCCGGAAGCGAGTGGTGCCCCGGTCGTAG
- a CDS encoding aminopeptidase: MSDPTRREAAETAVRQCMNLADDESCVVVTDDERVDIGEALYEVASEITDDAVIARYPPGDQHGEEPPGPVAAAMAGADVVLAPTTKSLSHTRARGRANEAGARVATLPGITEEVFLTGLDADYETIAAHCESVREQVAGAEEIRVTTEAGTDITFEPGDREWLMDTGIVHEPGQMSNLPAGETFVSPETANGTFVVDGTMMPHGLLDAGQELRFEVEDGSVTHVSDDAIRGQIEDAAEEVGRDAYNLAELGIGTNVGVTELVGSVLLDEKAAGTIHIAIGDDAGIGGDTDAPLHLDGIVRDPTVTADGTPVDLPQP, from the coding sequence ATGAGCGACCCGACACGCCGGGAGGCGGCCGAGACGGCCGTCCGGCAGTGTATGAACCTCGCCGACGACGAGTCCTGTGTCGTCGTCACGGACGACGAACGCGTCGACATCGGCGAGGCGTTGTACGAGGTGGCGAGCGAGATCACCGACGACGCCGTGATCGCCCGCTACCCGCCGGGCGACCAGCACGGCGAGGAACCGCCGGGACCGGTCGCGGCCGCGATGGCCGGGGCCGACGTGGTGCTCGCGCCGACGACCAAGAGCCTGAGCCACACCCGAGCACGGGGCCGGGCGAACGAGGCCGGTGCCCGCGTCGCCACCCTGCCGGGCATCACCGAGGAGGTGTTCCTGACGGGACTGGACGCCGACTACGAGACCATCGCGGCCCACTGCGAGTCGGTCCGCGAGCAGGTGGCTGGAGCCGAGGAGATCCGCGTCACGACCGAGGCGGGCACCGACATCACCTTCGAACCGGGCGACCGCGAGTGGCTGATGGACACCGGCATCGTCCACGAACCGGGGCAGATGTCGAACCTCCCGGCCGGCGAGACGTTCGTCAGTCCCGAGACGGCGAACGGGACCTTCGTCGTCGACGGGACGATGATGCCCCACGGCCTGCTGGACGCGGGACAGGAACTCCGCTTCGAGGTCGAAGACGGCTCCGTCACGCACGTCTCGGACGACGCGATCCGAGGGCAGATCGAGGACGCCGCCGAGGAAGTCGGTCGGGACGCCTACAACCTCGCGGAACTGGGTATCGGCACGAACGTCGGTGTGACCGAACTCGTGGGATCGGTCCTGCTGGACGAGAAAGCCGCCGGCACGATCCACATCGCCATCGGGGACGACGCCGGCATCGGCGGCGACACCGACGCCCCCCTGCATCTGGACGGCATCGTCCGCGACCCGACCGTCACCGCAGACGGCACCCCGGTCGACCTCCCACAGCCGTAA
- a CDS encoding Imm49 family immunity protein produces the protein MLGASDVENRIARHQRRFEEREQLFADDRIDDAGVPQYHARQHSVCRTLGSDHLVLREVPVARVWWKRSALHARDSVIESRKRRVAGKDPDWPTEPQLCQNGLHAATVSRREEVQSELAETAREMDSSYLLAFDSALLRTKYFRARFTAALVTDDDEWRWLRKYRSLVAELPDEKRPYFERRTKVFAGIANRNTATVEAGIADFLDLHRRGFEGGPEDPRELVNLPATSLTLLARDRGLDVSVDAPFVPDCAFAE, from the coding sequence ATGCTCGGTGCCAGCGACGTGGAGAACCGGATCGCCCGCCACCAGCGCCGCTTCGAGGAGCGCGAGCAACTGTTCGCGGACGACCGCATCGACGACGCCGGCGTCCCGCAGTACCACGCCCGCCAGCACTCTGTCTGCCGGACACTCGGCAGTGACCACCTCGTCCTGCGGGAGGTGCCCGTCGCCCGCGTCTGGTGGAAGCGGTCGGCGCTCCACGCGCGGGACAGCGTGATCGAGTCCCGGAAGCGCCGGGTCGCCGGGAAGGACCCCGACTGGCCGACCGAACCGCAACTGTGTCAGAACGGTCTCCACGCGGCTACCGTCTCCCGGCGCGAGGAGGTCCAGTCGGAACTGGCCGAGACGGCCCGCGAGATGGATTCGAGTTACCTGCTGGCGTTCGACAGCGCTCTGCTCCGGACGAAGTACTTCCGCGCCCGGTTCACGGCCGCGCTGGTGACCGACGACGACGAGTGGCGCTGGCTCAGAAAGTACCGGTCGCTGGTCGCGGAGTTACCCGACGAGAAGCGCCCGTACTTCGAGCGCCGGACGAAGGTGTTCGCGGGCATCGCCAACCGGAACACGGCGACGGTGGAGGCGGGCATCGCGGACTTTCTGGACCTTCATCGCCGGGGGTTCGAGGGCGGGCCGGAGGACCCACGCGAGTTGGTGAATCTGCCGGCGACGTCGCTGACTCTCTTGGCGCGTGATCGCGGACTGGACGTGTCTGTGGACGCGCCGTTCGTGCCGGACTGCGCTTTTGCGGAATGA
- a CDS encoding bifunctional metallophosphatase/5'-nucleotidase, whose amino-acid sequence MRRTLVHLILIGCLVTAGFAPVAGTAIATDASTTHQTPTATDVSPAPVAADTTTNTTNASTADASATETQTVTLLTYNDVQTAAAEDGSFPRMVTAIEERRAATDNPTVVAGAGDQIGPHALSPISAYRAPVDVLNTVQPDADVIGNHEFDYGLQEIDNVTRDSEFPWLASNLVNSTTGEPFSGTENYTVVERDGVKVGFIGLVDRGATYGKTNIDFAAEGITLEDYTQDGPETARYLKQQKDVDVVVALAHTGVPDAKELARADEGAIDVIAVGDDEQFYPPQETSGTVITEAEARADYLGELNLTVENGDVTAWNGRLIDTSTYAKNETASRIITDYRSEVSLDSTVTVSETKLDARFATNYHRESNYGNLITDAMRAEADADVAITNAGGIRSNSQYGPGPITGGDVFNTLPFPNTLVTVELTGAELKETLASQVVTLESDTGQQFGEEISQQTSGVRFEWVPHENASPQIRDVYVNRAGPDEPADWEKLDEDATYEVAVNNFMAAGGSGYPLADEPRVEESDKLIATVVVDYLEARDTVNPQVEGRMERVDSDASDAEVRADGNGKVVLTLDAPSDVESVEADSFTLTAKAAGVGSVQAEKVVFDAEDDRLVVRFDDAQLANYVNGDDAELDLYGEYESSQYEFVYFEHARLNADITVESAEKGTQKGNAGNGKQNAVAAPTATATAVVA is encoded by the coding sequence ATGCGACGCACACTCGTCCACCTGATTCTGATCGGCTGTCTCGTCACGGCCGGGTTCGCCCCGGTCGCCGGGACGGCGATCGCGACAGACGCCTCGACTACACACCAGACCCCGACCGCGACCGACGTCTCGCCCGCGCCGGTCGCGGCCGACACGACGACGAACACGACGAACGCCTCGACGGCGGACGCGTCCGCGACTGAGACGCAGACGGTGACGCTGTTGACCTACAACGACGTCCAGACCGCCGCCGCCGAAGACGGGAGCTTCCCCCGGATGGTGACGGCGATCGAGGAGCGCCGCGCGGCCACCGACAACCCGACCGTCGTGGCCGGTGCGGGTGACCAGATCGGTCCGCACGCACTCTCGCCGATCAGCGCCTACCGCGCGCCGGTCGACGTGCTGAACACGGTCCAACCGGACGCCGACGTGATCGGGAACCACGAGTTCGACTACGGCCTGCAGGAGATCGACAACGTCACGCGGGACTCTGAGTTCCCGTGGCTCGCGTCGAACCTCGTCAACTCCACGACCGGCGAACCGTTCTCCGGCACGGAGAACTACACCGTCGTCGAGCGTGACGGCGTGAAAGTCGGCTTCATCGGTCTCGTCGACCGTGGCGCGACCTACGGCAAGACGAACATCGACTTCGCCGCGGAGGGCATCACGCTGGAGGACTACACGCAGGACGGTCCCGAGACCGCCCGCTACCTCAAGCAGCAGAAAGACGTCGACGTGGTCGTGGCGCTCGCCCACACCGGCGTCCCGGACGCGAAGGAACTCGCTCGTGCCGACGAGGGAGCCATCGACGTGATCGCGGTCGGTGACGACGAGCAGTTCTACCCGCCACAGGAGACCTCCGGGACGGTCATCACCGAAGCCGAGGCCCGCGCGGACTACCTCGGCGAACTGAACCTCACCGTCGAGAACGGCGACGTGACCGCGTGGAACGGTCGCCTGATCGACACCTCGACGTACGCGAAAAACGAGACCGCCTCGCGGATCATCACCGACTACCGTAGCGAGGTGAGTCTCGACTCGACCGTCACGGTCAGCGAGACGAAACTCGACGCCCGATTCGCCACGAACTACCACCGCGAGAGCAACTACGGTAACCTGATCACCGACGCGATGCGCGCCGAGGCGGACGCCGACGTGGCGATCACGAACGCCGGCGGCATCCGGTCCAACTCGCAGTACGGTCCCGGTCCGATCACCGGCGGTGACGTGTTCAACACGCTCCCGTTCCCGAACACGCTGGTCACGGTCGAACTGACCGGCGCGGAGTTGAAGGAGACGCTGGCCAGTCAGGTCGTGACGCTGGAGTCCGACACCGGCCAGCAGTTCGGCGAGGAGATCAGCCAGCAGACCTCCGGGGTTCGCTTCGAGTGGGTCCCCCACGAGAACGCCAGCCCGCAGATCCGTGACGTGTACGTGAACCGCGCCGGGCCGGACGAACCGGCCGACTGGGAGAAACTGGACGAGGACGCGACCTACGAGGTCGCCGTCAACAACTTCATGGCGGCCGGTGGCTCGGGCTACCCGCTCGCGGACGAACCCCGCGTCGAGGAGTCGGACAAACTGATCGCCACGGTCGTCGTCGACTATCTGGAAGCCCGCGACACGGTGAACCCGCAGGTCGAAGGCCGGATGGAACGCGTCGACAGCGACGCCAGTGACGCCGAGGTCCGCGCCGACGGCAACGGCAAGGTCGTGCTGACGCTGGACGCCCCGAGCGACGTCGAGTCGGTCGAGGCCGACAGCTTCACCCTGACCGCGAAGGCCGCCGGTGTCGGCAGTGTCCAAGCAGAGAAGGTCGTCTTCGACGCCGAGGACGACCGTCTCGTCGTCCGGTTCGACGACGCCCAACTCGCGAACTACGTGAACGGCGACGACGCGGAACTCGACCTCTACGGCGAGTACGAGTCCTCGCAGTACGAGTTCGTCTACTTCGAGCACGCCCGCCTGAACGCCGACATCACGGTCGAGTCGGCCGAAAAGGGGACGCAGAAGGGCAACGCAGGCAACGGCAAGCAGAACGCAGTCGCCGCCCCGACCGCGACTGCGACCGCAGTGGTCGCCTGA
- a CDS encoding ROK family protein: MAYYVGVDLGATNVRAAVADGEGTILGRSDAGTPRGPTGITVTEAVLSVTRGACDAAGIDPSEARAAGIGAIGPLDLAEGVVENPANLPDTIDRIPLTGPLSNLLETDRVYLHNDTNAGVIGERFHSERNPDDMVYLTISSGVGAGVCVDGNVLSGWDGNAGEVGHMTLDPHGFMTCGCGHEGHWEGYCSGNNIPRYAAELHAEDPVETALPVEDPDFSAVDVFEHAGRDEFADHVIDQVAYWNAMGVANIVHAFAPLIVFVGGAVALNNPELTLDPIREHLPDMVMSNIPQLELTTLGDDVVLKGAIASALTAGTGDRSRM; encoded by the coding sequence ATGGCCTACTACGTGGGCGTCGACCTCGGGGCGACGAACGTCCGGGCGGCGGTGGCCGACGGCGAGGGAACAATCCTCGGACGGAGCGACGCGGGCACGCCGCGCGGCCCGACCGGTATCACCGTGACGGAGGCGGTCCTGTCGGTCACGCGCGGGGCGTGTGACGCGGCCGGGATCGACCCGTCGGAGGCGCGTGCTGCGGGGATCGGTGCCATCGGCCCGCTGGACCTCGCCGAGGGTGTCGTCGAGAACCCGGCGAACCTGCCCGACACCATCGACCGCATCCCGCTGACCGGACCGCTGTCGAACCTGCTGGAGACCGACCGCGTCTACCTGCACAACGACACCAACGCGGGCGTCATCGGCGAACGCTTCCACAGCGAGCGCAACCCCGACGACATGGTGTACCTCACCATCTCTTCGGGCGTCGGTGCCGGCGTCTGTGTCGACGGCAACGTCCTCTCGGGGTGGGACGGCAACGCCGGCGAGGTCGGCCACATGACGCTCGACCCGCACGGGTTCATGACCTGTGGCTGTGGGCACGAGGGTCACTGGGAGGGCTACTGCTCGGGGAACAACATCCCCCGATACGCCGCCGAACTCCACGCCGAGGACCCGGTCGAGACCGCCCTGCCGGTCGAAGACCCCGACTTCTCGGCAGTCGACGTGTTCGAGCACGCCGGCAGGGACGAGTTCGCCGACCACGTGATCGACCAGGTGGCCTACTGGAACGCGATGGGCGTCGCCAACATCGTCCACGCCTTCGCACCCCTGATCGTCTTCGTCGGCGGCGCGGTCGCGCTGAACAACCCCGAGTTGACGCTGGACCCGATCCGCGAGCACCTCCCGGACATGGTGATGTCGAACATCCCGCAACTCGAACTCACGACGCTCGGCGACGACGTGGTGCTGAAGGGGGCCATCGCCAGTGCGCTGACGGCCGGCACCGGCGACCGCAGTCGGATGTGA
- a CDS encoding Brp/Blh family beta-carotene 15,15'-dioxygenase: protein MGVETRTPHSTHVRSLVVGENRPLTVSRLALVGLAVAFLGLRAAEVTIPMQWQAGVYLLGMVAMNLPHGGYEHFSNLRRRGIAFQSTYLALYLGGIGAFVALFFLSPVLGLAVACGVAVAKGGHGGLHVMDATTGTGHLQSRVQRALAAAVRGGAVMVVPLFAFPGTFHTFSSLMVGIFEPGALGPYAANFETTRLLAGGGYALALGTHLGLGFVRRDGSGSWVADAVDSVLLAGYFLVVPVVVAVGLYFPFWYSARQVAREVEIDGRDSRLDPDESDETADLLGFLDSEDTRVVTLGAWGVLVVGSVATFGLAALLYTLSPNPLGGSTLLVGGVAFWSVFVSIIALPHVVVGSWFDHDGGIWYVP from the coding sequence ATGGGCGTCGAGACACGCACACCCCACTCCACCCACGTTCGGTCGCTGGTCGTCGGCGAGAATCGCCCGCTGACCGTCTCCCGACTCGCACTCGTCGGTCTCGCGGTCGCTTTCCTCGGCCTCCGGGCCGCCGAGGTGACGATCCCGATGCAGTGGCAGGCCGGGGTCTACCTGCTCGGGATGGTCGCCATGAACCTCCCACACGGCGGCTACGAACACTTCTCGAACCTCCGACGACGTGGTATCGCCTTCCAGTCGACGTACCTCGCGCTGTACCTCGGCGGCATCGGGGCGTTCGTCGCCCTGTTCTTCCTCTCGCCGGTGCTCGGCCTCGCGGTCGCCTGTGGCGTCGCGGTGGCGAAGGGCGGCCACGGCGGCCTGCACGTCATGGACGCGACGACCGGCACGGGCCACCTGCAGAGCCGGGTCCAGCGCGCGCTCGCCGCCGCCGTCCGGGGCGGCGCGGTGATGGTCGTGCCCCTCTTCGCGTTCCCGGGGACCTTCCACACGTTCAGTTCGCTGATGGTCGGCATCTTCGAACCGGGCGCGCTCGGCCCCTACGCCGCGAATTTCGAGACCACGCGCCTGCTGGCCGGCGGGGGCTACGCGCTGGCGCTCGGGACCCACCTCGGCCTCGGCTTCGTCCGCCGCGACGGGAGTGGCTCGTGGGTCGCCGACGCGGTCGACAGCGTCCTGCTCGCGGGCTACTTCCTCGTCGTGCCGGTCGTCGTCGCGGTCGGCCTGTACTTCCCGTTCTGGTACTCGGCCCGGCAGGTCGCTCGCGAGGTCGAGATCGACGGGCGGGACAGCCGACTCGACCCCGACGAGTCCGACGAGACGGCCGACCTGCTCGGCTTCCTCGATTCGGAGGATACCCGCGTCGTCACGCTCGGCGCGTGGGGCGTCCTCGTCGTCGGGAGCGTCGCCACCTTCGGCCTCGCGGCACTGCTCTACACGCTCTCGCCGAACCCGCTCGGCGGGAGCACACTGCTGGTCGGGGGCGTCGCGTTCTGGAGCGTCTTCGTCTCGATCATCGCGCTCCCGCACGTCGTCGTCGGCTCGTGGTTCGACCACGACGGCGGCATCTGGTACGTGCCCTGA
- a CDS encoding phytoene desaturase family protein: protein MFTDTGDTTTTDESRPLAGEQITVVGSGFGGLSTACYLADAGADVTVVEQHDHLGGVAGTIERDGFTFDTGPSWYLMPDTFERFFGHFDRDPADYYDLVHLDPHYRVFWKDGDSVALSDDLDHVRSTFESYETGAGGAFDDYLAEARHTYEVGMERFVYEDRQRLRDFLDPEVVKSARGLTFFGSMQDHVEKYVDHPKLQQLLQYTLVFLGGSPYNTPALYNLMAHVDFDLGVYYPEGGIHAVVEGIAEMARELGVTFETGTPVEGIEVDPEGVGVITPDDYRVADRVVSNANPAHVERDLLPPDHRSHDPGYWDEQTYAPSAFMLYLGVEGDVGPLEHHSLVLPTDWEAHFDAIFEEPRWPEDPSYYLSVTSQTDDTVAPEGHHAVVILVPIAPGLPDGEKVRTEYREKILADLAENVGVDLRDRIVVAESACVSEYTELFGAPKGTALGLAHTLTQTGPLRPGHRDDSLDGLYYAGSFTTPGIGMPMTLVSGEHAAEAVVEDATEQGVFGGLLN from the coding sequence ATGTTCACCGACACAGGAGACACGACCACCACGGACGAGTCACGCCCGCTCGCGGGCGAGCAGATCACGGTCGTCGGGAGCGGCTTCGGCGGCCTCTCGACTGCCTGCTACCTCGCGGACGCCGGCGCGGACGTGACCGTCGTCGAACAGCACGACCACCTCGGCGGGGTCGCCGGCACCATCGAACGCGACGGGTTCACCTTCGACACGGGCCCGTCGTGGTACCTGATGCCGGACACCTTCGAGCGGTTCTTCGGCCACTTCGACCGCGACCCGGCCGACTACTACGACCTCGTCCACCTCGACCCGCACTACCGGGTGTTCTGGAAGGACGGCGACAGCGTCGCGCTGTCGGACGACCTCGACCACGTCCGGTCGACCTTCGAGTCCTACGAGACGGGCGCGGGCGGGGCCTTCGACGACTACCTCGCCGAGGCGCGCCACACCTACGAGGTCGGGATGGAGCGGTTCGTCTACGAGGACCGCCAGCGCCTGCGGGACTTCCTCGACCCCGAGGTCGTGAAGTCCGCGCGGGGACTGACCTTCTTCGGGTCGATGCAGGACCACGTCGAAAAGTACGTCGACCACCCGAAACTCCAGCAACTGCTCCAGTACACGCTGGTCTTCCTCGGCGGGTCGCCGTACAACACGCCCGCACTCTACAACCTGATGGCGCACGTCGACTTCGACCTCGGCGTCTACTACCCCGAGGGTGGCATCCACGCGGTCGTCGAGGGCATCGCCGAGATGGCCCGCGAACTGGGCGTCACCTTCGAGACGGGGACGCCGGTCGAGGGCATCGAGGTCGACCCGGAGGGCGTCGGCGTCATCACGCCCGACGACTACCGGGTCGCCGACCGCGTCGTCTCGAACGCGAACCCGGCCCACGTCGAGCGTGACCTGCTCCCGCCGGACCACCGGAGTCACGACCCCGGCTACTGGGACGAGCAGACCTACGCCCCCTCGGCGTTCATGCTGTACCTCGGCGTCGAGGGCGACGTGGGGCCGCTGGAACACCACAGCCTGGTCCTGCCGACCGACTGGGAGGCGCACTTCGACGCCATCTTCGAGGAGCCGCGCTGGCCGGAGGACCCCTCCTACTACCTCAGCGTCACCTCGCAGACGGACGACACGGTCGCGCCCGAGGGCCACCACGCGGTCGTGATCCTCGTCCCCATCGCGCCGGGCCTGCCCGACGGCGAGAAGGTCAGGACGGAGTACCGCGAGAAGATTCTGGCCGACCTCGCCGAGAACGTCGGCGTCGACCTACGCGACCGCATCGTCGTCGCGGAGTCGGCCTGCGTCAGCGAGTACACGGAGCTGTTCGGCGCGCCGAAGGGCACCGCGCTCGGACTCGCCCACACCCTGACGCAGACCGGGCCGCTCCGACCGGGCCACCGCGACGACTCGCTGGACGGACTGTACTACGCCGGGTCGTTCACGACGCCCGGTATCGGGATGCCGATGACGCTCGTGTCCGGTGAGCACGCGGCCGAAGCCGTGGTCGAGGACGCGACGGAGCAGGGCGTGTTCGGCGGGTTGTTGAACTGA
- a CDS encoding TIGR00266 family protein, whose product MHHDIDYRPSFALLTLSLDAGESVRAEAGAMVSYSDGVTVETSANGGILGSLKRSVMGGESFFQNTFSTETGGEVTLAPPLAGDVVEHELHGESLLIQSGSYMASHPDIELDTKFGGGRSFFGGEGLFLLKATGTGPVYLSSYGAIHEVELSEGERYTVDTGHIVAFEETASFDVERVGGLKSTLFSGEGLVCTFTGPGKVWLQTRSQDALLAWLIPKLPSTNSGN is encoded by the coding sequence ATGCACCACGACATCGACTATCGACCGTCCTTTGCACTCCTGACCCTCTCGCTCGACGCGGGCGAGTCGGTCCGGGCGGAGGCGGGCGCGATGGTCTCCTACAGCGACGGCGTGACCGTCGAGACGAGCGCGAACGGCGGGATTCTCGGCTCCCTGAAACGCAGTGTGATGGGCGGCGAGAGCTTCTTCCAGAACACCTTCTCGACCGAGACCGGCGGCGAGGTCACCCTCGCGCCGCCGCTGGCGGGCGACGTCGTCGAACACGAACTGCACGGCGAGAGCCTGCTTATCCAGTCCGGGTCGTACATGGCCTCTCACCCGGACATCGAACTCGACACGAAGTTCGGCGGCGGCCGGAGTTTCTTCGGCGGCGAGGGACTGTTCCTGTTGAAAGCCACCGGCACGGGACCGGTGTACCTCTCCAGTTACGGCGCGATCCACGAGGTCGAACTGAGCGAGGGCGAACGCTACACGGTCGACACCGGCCACATCGTCGCCTTCGAGGAGACGGCCAGTTTCGACGTGGAGCGCGTCGGCGGCCTGAAGTCGACGCTGTTCTCCGGTGAGGGACTGGTCTGCACCTTCACCGGGCCGGGGAAGGTCTGGCTCCAGACCCGGAGTCAGGACGCCCTGCTCGCGTGGCTCATCCCGAAACTCCCCTCGACGAACAGCGGGAACTGA